One genomic region from Pyxicephalus adspersus chromosome 1, UCB_Pads_2.0, whole genome shotgun sequence encodes:
- the LOC140335863 gene encoding gap junction beta-3 protein-like: MDWKTFQGLLSGVNKYSTAFGRIWLSVVFVFRVLVYVVAAEKVWGDEQKDFDCNTRQPGCTNVCYDHYFPISHIRLWALQLIFVTCPSLLVIMHVAYREDREKKNRLKNGENCSKLYSNTGKKHGGLWWTYLLSLFFKTGIEITFLYILHTMWDSFDIPRLVKCTNVDPCPNIVDCYIARPTEKKVFTYFMVAASAICIVLSICEIFYLISKRVFRCANKYKKSSNHSVTYSKASTCQCHIHLDNSEKKPLNKTVESIRASAPNLTSL; the protein is encoded by the coding sequence ATGGATTGGAAGACATTTCAGGGTCTGTTAAGTGGAGTGAACAAGTACTCAACAGCTTTTGGACGTATTTGGCTATCGGTTGTCTTTGTATTTCGAGTTCTTGTGTATGTGGTTGCAGCAGAGAAAGTATGGGGAGATGAGCAAAAAGATTTTGATTGTAATACCCGACAACCAGGCTGCACCAATGTCTGCTATGACCACTACTTCCCCATCTCTCATATTCGGCTTTGGGCTCTCCAGCTCATATTTGTGACTTGCCCTTCTCTACTAGTAATAATGCATGTTGCTTATAGAGAAGATCGAGAAAAAAAGAACcgtttaaaaaatggtgaaaactGTTCTAAGCTGTATTCGAATACTGGAAAGAAACATGGAGGTCTCTGGTGGACTTATCTTCTGAGTCTTTTCTTCAAAACTGGAATCGAAATTACCTTTCTCTACATCCTGCATACAATGTGGGACAGCTTTGACATACCTCGGCTTGTCAAGTGCACTAATGTCGACCCCTGCCCCAACATTGTGGATTGTTACATCGCCAGGCCAACtgagaaaaaagtttttacataCTTCATGGTAGCTGCCTCTGCAATATGTATTGTCCTCAGCATTTGTGAGATATTTTACCTGATCTCCAAAAGGGTTTTCCGTTGtgctaacaaatacaaaaagtccaGCAATCACTCGGTTACTTACAGCAAAGCTTCTACTTGCCAGTGCCATATCCACTTAGATAATTCAGAGAAGAAGCCTCTCAATAAGACAGTTGAATCAATAAGAGCTTCTGCACCAAATCTAACATCTTTATAA
- the LOC140322082 gene encoding gap junction alpha-2 protein-like, with amino-acid sequence MAGWDLLKILLDEVQEHSTLIGKVWLTVLFIFRILILSLAGDSVWGDEQSDFLCNTQQPGCTNVCYDKAFPISHVRYWVLQFLFVSTPTLIYLGHVIYLSRREEKLKHRNIGVKAVQATGSKVKNESKHDSPNKKVKIQGALMCTYTISVVFKSLFEAGFILGQWYLYGFVMPPVFVCSREPCPQTVDCFVSRPMEKTIFIIFMLVVSLISLLLNLLELVHLGCKQFHHSVKTEVPCHRVRGYTNKQPTNLLHPLHTYHHPTASDQETELPIYNKVAESSNWPSIITEEQVNSLEKAKASSECWSQSGLSGVVTSAPSLKANLTSNSTSCQTSSKEYV; translated from the coding sequence atGGCAGGATGGGACCTACTAAAAATATTGCTGGATGAAGTCCAAGAACATTCGACTCTTATTGGAAAGGTCTGGTTGACTGTGCTCTTCATTTTTAGGATTCTAATTCTCAGCCTGGCAGGAGACTCGGTATGGGGAGATGAACAGTCTGATTTCCTCTGCAATACACAACAACCTGGTTGCACCAATGTATGTTATGATAAGGCATTTCCTATCTCACATGTAAGGTATTGGGTTCTGCAGTTCCTTTTTGTCAGCACCCCAACCTTGATCTACCTTGGCCACGTTATTTACTTGTCCAGGAGAGAGGAGAAGTTGAAACACAGGAATATTGGAGTAAAAGCTGTTCAAGCAACAGGGTCTAAAGTGAAGAATGAAAGTAAACATGATTCTCCGAATAAGAAGGTTAAAATTCAAGGAGCATTAATGTGTACCTACACAATCAGTGTCGTCTTCAAAAGCCTCTTTGAAGCTGGATTTATTCTTGGTCAGTGGTACCTCTATGGTTTTGTGATGCCTCCGGTCTTTGTGTGTAGTAGGGAGCCTTGTCCCCAAACAGTTGACTGTTTTGTCTCCAGACCTATGGAAAAAACGATTTTTATAATCTTTATGCTTGTGGTGTCCCTCATTTCTTTGCTTTTGAATTTGCTGGAACTTGTTCACCTTGGCTGCAAACAGTTTCATCATTCTGTTAAAACTGAAGTCCCTTGCCATCGTGTCAGGGGCTACACAAACAAACAACCAACCAATCTTCTACACCCTCTTCATACCTACCATCATCCTACAGCAAGTGACCAGGAAACAGAGCTGCCAATTTACAACAAAGTAGCTGAAAGTAGCAACTGGCCTAGTATTATTACAGAGGAGCAGGTGAACAGTCTAGAGAAAGCCAAGGCATCCTCTGAGTGCTGGTCCCAAAGTGGATTATCTGGGGTAGTTACCAGTGCTCCTAGTTTAAAGGCCAACCTGACTTCCAATTCAACTAGCTGCCAGACATCTAGCAAAGAGTATGTCTAA